In the Quercus lobata isolate SW786 chromosome 5, ValleyOak3.0 Primary Assembly, whole genome shotgun sequence genome, one interval contains:
- the LOC115990734 gene encoding B3 domain-containing transcription factor VRN1-like, translating into MASQWRGDNDDGPADWSPHFFKIILPNAVQEGKLRIPDKFVQKFGVDLSDMAFLTIPNGRKWKVKLTQHAGGVWFQNGWSEFASSHGVAVGHLLVFKYEGNSQFHVLIFDATATEIDYTLDDELQVHRIEDDESDDSSVEIIKHFYRGEGSGSAHPKKDGGVAKNLVIANAFTSENPLFTVIMRPSYVNGKDRASLPQDIINYLPRDGFTKDYTKASILPVKLQIVDRLWPVKLYIYERRGGSSCVVSAGWTAFVRENSLQVGDVCVFELIMRDGVLFNVHIFKCQD; encoded by the exons ATGGCATCTCAATGGCGGGGAGACAATGACGATGGTCCTGCTGATTGGTCCCCACACTTTTTCAAGATTATTCTGCCGAATGCTGTTCAAGAAGGAAAGCTT CGGATTCCAGATAAGTTCGTGCAGAAATTTGGAGTGGACCTGTCAGATATGGCCTTTCTCACTATTCCAAATGGTAGAAAATGGAAAGTCAAGTTGACACAACATGCTGGGGGGGTTTGGTTTCAAAATGGTTGGTCCGAATTTGCAAGCTCTCATGGTGTAGCCGTGGGCCACTTGCTGGTTTtcaaatatgaaggaaattcacAGTTTCATGTACTCATATTTGATGCCACTGCAACAGAAATAGACTATACTTTAGACGACGAACTCCAAGTTCATAGGATCGAAgatgatgagagtgatgatAGCTCTGTTGAAATCATCAAACACTTTTATAGGGGAGAGGGTTCAG GATCAGCCCATCCTAAGAAAGACGGTGGTGTAGCTAAAAATCTTGTTATAGCCAATGCTTTTACATCAGAAAATCCCCTTTTCACTGTTATCATGCGTCCATCCTACGTTAATGGCAAGGATCGTGCG AGTTTACCCCAAGACATTATCAACTACTTACCAAGAGACGGGTTTACCAAGGACTACACCAAAGCAAGTATACTCCCTGTCAAGCTCCAGATTGTGGACCGATTATGGCCTGTGAAGCTATACATTTATGAACGACGTGGGGGTTCATCATGTGTCGTATCAGCTGGTTGGACTGCATTTGTGAGGGAAAATAGTTTGCAAGTAGGAGATGTTTGCGTATTTGAGCTGATTATGAGGGACGGTGTTCTGTTCAACGTCCACATTTTCAAGTGCCAAGACTAA
- the LOC115990735 gene encoding uncharacterized protein LOC115990735 translates to MDSKFISIALEKYVREDLTRKVRDLRSMLHARHGHDVTMYKVWEAKQKAVARIYGDFDESYAELPRFLAPLSDADPDTVTTLKCDPHVPGTCIFNSAFWAFGSCIRGFRHCRPVISIDATHLYGKYKGKLLIAMATDGNNEIYPLAFAVVKSESTETWGWFLACLLTYVTDRTNLCIISDRHRGIQSCFDDTTRGYLQPPLTHHRYCLCHLVSNVNTNFNSVPLKNLVWNAATANQVRKFENTMDCIKNVNPAAYDYLKEVNQEKWTLVHDHGHRYGAMTTNLSECFNGVLKGARSLPITAMVKFTFYKVNSYFDERRNKTLEKLEEGQVWCKYAYDNFEENQEKAKLHIVRRMSAQQRLYTVETQSSLLNTGGGDHTHRVSLIDMTCTCGKWEANKIPCSHLIAVCAKHNHDATEYMDHFYRLEERYHSYEPIFQPLKDRLEWPEPTERRTVMPNQRLIREKGRPKSTRIRNEMDDEDRELPTSLWIENGPKLKCGLCRQEGHNHRTCPTRNVASTSHGAM, encoded by the coding sequence ATGGATTCAAAGTTCATCTCCATTGCACTTGAGAAGTATGTACGGGAAGACCTAACCCGAAAGGTAAGGGACTTGCGTAGTATGTTGCATGCAAGGCATGGGCATGATGTAACTATGTACAAGGTTTGGGAAGCCAAACAGAAGGCAGTTGCACGTATTTACGGGGATTTTGACGAGTCGTACGCAGAATTGCCACGATTTCTAGCTCCATTGTCTGATGCAGATCCGGATACTGTGACCACATTAAAGTGTGACCCCCATGTCCCGGGGACTTGTATATTCAACTCCGCGTTTTGGGCTTTCGGTTCGTGTATTAGAGGGTTTAGGCATTGCAGGCCGGTGATAAGCATAGATGCAACGCACCTTTATGGCAAGTACAAAGGAAAGCTGTTGATAGCAATGGCAACAGATGGTAACAACGAGATTTATCCACTCGCATTTGCCGTTGTCAAAAGCGAGAGCACGGAGACATGGGGATGGTTCTTGGCATGCCTGTTGACCTATGTTACAGACCGCACCAATTTGTGTATAATATCCGACAGGCATCGTGGGATACAATCATGCTTCGATGACACCACTAGGGGCTACTTGCAACCGCCGTTAACCCATCACCGGTATTGCCTCTGCCATTTAGTAAGCAATGTTAACACTAACTTCAATAGTGTGCCGTTGAAGAACTTGGTATGGAACGCAGCAACTGCGAATCAAGTTAGGAAGTTTGAGAACACCATGGATTGCATCAAGAATGTCAACCCGGCTGCGTACGACTATCTTAAGGAGGTAAATCAAGAAAAGTGGACACTTGTACATGACCATGGGCACCGATatggggcaatgacaaccaacctGTCAGAGTGTTTCAATGGGGTACTTAAGGGCGCACGTAGCTTGCCCATAACTGCAATGGTGAAGTTTACATTTTACAAGGTGAACTCATACTTTGACGAACGTCGAAACAAAACCCTTGAGAAGTTGGAAGAGGGGCAAGTGTGGTGCAAATATGCCTATGACAATTTCGAGGAAAATCAAGAGAAGGCGAAGCTCCATATTGTTAGAAGGATGAGTGCGCAACAACGGTTATATACAGTGGAGACACAGTCTTCACTGTTGAACACTGGCGGGGGAGATCACACCCATAGGGTTTCCCTCATAGACATGACATGCACGTGCGGCAAATGGGAAGCAAACAAGATCCCTTGTTCCCACTTGATAGCAGTTTGTGCCAAACACAACCATGATGCCACTGAGTATATGGATCATTTCTACCGCCTTGAAGAACGGTATCACAGCTATGAGCCTATATTCCAACCACTAAAAGATAGGTTAGAATGGCCGGAGCCAACAGAAAGGAGAACCGTGATGCCAAACCAGCGGTTGATCCGTGAGAAAGGTCGGCCCAAGTCCACGAGAATCCGCAATGAGATGGATGACGAGGATAGGGAGTTGCCAACCTCATTGTGGATTGAGAATGGACCAAAGTTGAAGTGTGGGTTGTGTCGCCAAGAGGGTCATAACCATCGTACATGTCCAACTCGAAATGTGGCTTCAACAAGCCATGGTGCTATGTAG